Proteins found in one Atribacterota bacterium genomic segment:
- a CDS encoding DUF4163 domain-containing protein has protein sequence MKKIYLILMVVSLALIGFSLQESFSEENSLKMSVNSIHQKDDFYNIQVEYPRFADAGDVFNEKISNLIEGKIESFKKDARYNYEARRETALSENPLPEHPEYKFDVIGFWEPAQLNNNYISFVVHLHYFVGGAHGATEVHAFNYDLKEEREITLFDFLNSSRQNFEKLADLSKQKVSLQLENEGIELDSFLEKVIESGTEPTQENYGDFNFNYNSLTVYFQKYQVAPGVAGPITIVFYENELEENSIDSRYLE, from the coding sequence ATGAAAAAAATCTATTTAATTTTAATGGTTGTTAGCTTGGCTCTGATTGGTTTTTCTTTACAAGAGTCTTTCTCTGAAGAGAATTCCTTAAAGATGTCCGTAAACTCTATTCATCAGAAGGATGATTTCTATAATATACAAGTTGAGTATCCCCGGTTTGCTGATGCAGGAGATGTTTTTAACGAGAAAATTTCCAACTTAATTGAAGGGAAAATAGAGAGTTTTAAAAAAGATGCCAGGTACAACTATGAAGCAAGAAGAGAAACCGCCTTGTCAGAGAATCCGCTTCCTGAACATCCCGAATATAAATTTGATGTTATTGGCTTTTGGGAGCCAGCACAGCTTAACAATAACTATATAAGTTTTGTTGTTCATTTGCATTATTTTGTTGGAGGAGCCCACGGAGCTACTGAGGTTCATGCTTTTAATTATGATTTAAAAGAGGAAAGAGAAATAACCTTGTTTGATTTTTTAAATTCTTCCCGGCAAAACTTTGAAAAATTAGCTGATTTGTCAAAACAGAAAGTATCCTTGCAGCTTGAAAATGAAGGTATTGAACTGGACAGCTTTTTAGAAAAAGTGATTGAGAGTGGGACAGAGCCAACCCAAGAAAACTATGGAGACTTCAATTTTAATTACAATTCATTGACCGTTTATTTCCAAAAATATCAGGTAGCTCCTGGTGTGGCAGGTCCGATAACAATTGTATTTTATGAGAATGAATTAGAAGAAAACTCCATAGATTCCCGCTACTTGGAGTAA